AACTCGCCGCCGCAGTCGAGTTTGAGTTCAATCGCCGGTTTGTCCGTCGCCATTTGAATACTCGCGCCTTCCACCTTGAGCAGCAATTTCAATTCATCGCTTTTCTGGCGACGAATCGGCGCGCGATCAAGCGTGAAGCCCTGTTCCAAACCGGATTCGCTATTGATGTACCATTCGCTAATCGTTTGCGTGTGTTCAGACGCCATGCCGGAAACTGTTCGCTTGATTTCCAGGCGATTATCCGTAGCCGTCATCTCTCCTGCGCCAAGTTGCATCTGTCGCTCACCATAGCCGTAACTTTGCAACCGCAGGCTGAGCGGCGCGGACTCAGGCGAGTTTCGGTCTGCTGTGACAATCTCAATTCGTTCAGGCGCAAAGCGCGCGCTGAAACGCTGTGCGGGATTGTTGGCAATCAATGATTGTTTCTTTGATTGTTGCTGAGGCATTTCAAAGATGTGATATTGCGCGGCATTTACGGCTTCCATCAGAGAATCATATTCACCATTCTGTTTGAGATATTCGACAGCGGCTTTATCTGTCAAATCCGGCATCCGGTTATTTACAATTGATTTTTCTATGAAGTTGTCGGACTGACCTTTCCAGGCGATAACCGCACAAAGCGCTGCCGCAATCAACATCAGGGCAAAGATAATATTTCTGATTTTCATAAGCTGCTCTCCTTAAAATTCATCCGGGTGATTGATATGGTCATTCGCAGGGTGGAGGTTTTTTGTGAGAATTCCCTGAAGCGAAAACAGATTTTCTTTGAGCACATAATCGAATGCTCCGGCATTGTGAGCCGATAATCGCAACTTCGCATCGTCATAATTGGTGACGATCACCACTTGCGCTAGTGGGTGGGCATTGATTATCCGGCGAGTGGCTTCGATACCATTGATGCCC
This genomic window from Acidobacteriota bacterium contains:
- a CDS encoding response regulator transcription factor: MKVLIVEDNKAVRHLLCSILRDLAEIFECQNGTDALHYYETLNPDWVLMDIRIPGINGIEATRRIINAHPLAQVVIVTNYDDAKLRLSAHNAGAFDYVLKENLFSLQGILTKNLHPANDHINHPDEF